In Engraulis encrasicolus isolate BLACKSEA-1 unplaced genomic scaffold, IST_EnEncr_1.0 scaffold_84_np1212, whole genome shotgun sequence, the DNA window GCCTCGCGAGAAAACGCTCAGTGCCCTCTTTATTTTTCTCTAACAGACGGAAATGCACCGCTGGGTGTGGATGCGCTGGCTCACCAGTGGCCAAACGGCCTGCTATACGCATTCCCTCCCATCAGTCTAATATGCCCCACACTGGCCAGAAACAGGGAACAGGGCCATCCAAACAGTGGGTAGCGGAGATTGTGCAGATGTTGGAGGGCCCTCCGTGGCCCCTACCTCTTCGGAGAGACCTGGTCTCTCAGGCGAGAGGAGAAATTTATCACCCACATCCAGACAGACTGGCACTATGGGCTTGGCCCGTGAGAGGTGGAACTTAGACGCTGTAGGCCTACCCCCAGCTGTTATAGAAACAATACAGGGAGCTAGAGCTTCCTCTACCCAGAATCTATATGGCTGTAAATGGCGAGTGTTTGAGGCATGGTGTGCACAGAAGGACATCTTAGCTTTTCAGTGCTCAGTGGTAGAGCTTCTTAGTTTTCTACAAGACCTGTTGGAGAAGGGTAAGGCCTTCTCCACCATAAAGGTGTACCTAGCAGCTATCTCTGCTTGCCATGTAGGCTTTGGAGAGAAGTCAGCGGGACAGCACCCCTTAGTGTGTCGCTTCATGAGAGGCGCAAGACGCAAACGCCCGGTATCCAGACCGTTGGTCCCGCTGTGGGACTTAGCCTTAGTTCTGGACGCCCTATGCGCCCACCCCTTCGAACCTCTGGAGGAGGTGAGCTTTAAGTTTCTCTCTATCAAGACGGCCCTATTGGTAGCCTTGACCACGGCGAAACGAGTGAGTGAATTGCAGGCCTTCTCAGTGAAGCCCTCATGCTTACAATTTGCCAATGACTTTAAGAAGGTACGCCTTAGACCCAACCCGGGGTTTGTGCCTAAAGTGGTAGACTATGCTTATAAGTGTCAGACAGTGGAGTTGGAGACTTCAGAGGAAGGTCAAGAGCTCAACTGCTTGTGCCCGGTTAGAGCTCTAAGAATTTATATTCGGAGAACAGCTGAATTTAGGAGACACGATCAGCTGTTTATATCTTGGGCAACTCAGCACAGAGGCTTGCCTCTGTCAAAGCAGAGACTGACACATTGGATGGTGGAGTCTATAGCAACAGCCTATCAGAGTAAGGGCTCCTTAACCCCAGATGGCCTGAGAGCTCATTCAACCAGAGGCATGGCCACCTCTTGGGCACTATTCAGAGGTGTGTCAATAGGGGACCTATGTGATGCAGCGAACTGGGCCTCAGGGAACACGTTCGCCTGCTTCTATAGACTGGACGTCTTGGGGCCGTCCCTAGCTCACGCAGTCCTGGGAGTAGACTCAGCTGCGGTGATTTAAGCACCACGCCACGTCAGCGAGGGTATAGTAGACTCTACACTGGTGCGTGCAATAcgggagtgggctatatctcccacagtgaaacaccgagcgaagttagaaaaagaacgttaggttatggctataaccctcggttctttgataacagagtgaggtgtttcacctgTCTTTCCCTCCTTGCACGAGGTGTGAGGTGGGGAAGAAACCGTGAATGATGGAATTCCGGAGGGTCGACTGGGTATACCCTAGGGGGCGGAGCCCGAACGAGTCGACCTGTCTGTCTccgacagacgtaatgtcatagAGCTTCCGTAAGTTGGTCACGCCCTAAGCgattcccatagtgaaacacctcactctgttatcaaagaaccgggGGTTACGGTCGTAACCTTACGTTTTATACAGACTGGACGACACACTTGtgaagtggcgtaggcgaaggtttgcgctctaccgagtgcccattctagtttgcgaatgtgttggtcggggtgtACGGGGTTGATAAGCAGCTCCCTGTAATGGGTTTTTGGAAAtggggatgtctgggagacgctatcttaACGCTGTCTTAACGAATCTCATGGAAAGGATGTCGAGTCgacttgggtcttttagcgttgccctccgcgggaacaagtttcaaatcttcGCACTTTAAATCCCTTAGCGATcggccacacattgattcttatcaaaactacagtagccgtgcgtaAGTGGAGAGGACAGTGCACACTCAAGGATGTTTAaaacgacagcatcagaggaagattggcgcgacggtaccactattatcatgactgcacaaacacacacgtcttcgttggacaaaattaacacctcagcacaacacagcctcaacgtcaactgaacaggactctaCTGATTGAGCCGTGCCTGCGCCAGGCGCtgcctgaagagacaaacagggcagcaacgcataggcctaatcttctattaagttcaagaaacacttattaacaaatacaaattcatttcaaacaacaatatttttaatgtccatttgtccatggcttgtaaatttcagcgcagctttcggctcttaGCCTACATTGATTTGGTGCATTAATGTTTCCTCAAGTCGTGTTGCCGTCTTTCGCACGGACAACTTTGTCACAAATAAAGCATCTGGCTCTATTTGCATCCACACGAGCAAAGTTTAACCACACTTTAGATCTCAGCATGTCtatcagggctgcaactagctacaactgcaacttcatctaactgcaactagctacaaccaAGTTAGACTACAACGTAGCCTCACCAactgtcagctgttcgagtaaacgctagtactttttgaatgaTTGAAATGTCTTGTGCTCGTCCCGCCCACCCAGGCCCATCGGagccaatcacaaatgacaacTTCACCTGACCacatggctattggttcacagatttactattgacacagggactgttgaaacgcacaaCAGGTATCGAAATATGGCaccgatttttttgttttgttttgatattcgatactatgtggcttttcggtcggtgccaggaccAGACCGAAATTCAGTACGCAGCCCTAGACAGGGGGGAACTGAAAACAGATTATACAGACATCAACAACTTATTTGTCACATTTTATCAAAATCTTTATATCAGATAAACCTGCTCCTCAAGATATTAACACATTTCTTTCTACAGTGAAATGTCCAACATTATCACAGGATGAACAAGAACAAATTGGAAATTAAAGGGGCTATTCAGAAACTACAGAGCGGGAAATCTCCAGGGGAAGATAGACTTCCAGCAGAATTTTACAAGGCCTTTTCAGACCTCCTGGCCCCAAGACTACTGAACGTTTACAATAATGCCTTGTCTAGAGGATGTCTCCCAGATAGTATACAGACAGCTATAATAACTCTAATTCATAAAAAGGATAGGAATCCACAACTTTCTGGCAACTATCGCCCAGTGTCATTAATAAATGTTGATGCTAAGCTACTTGCAAAAATCTTAGCTACCAGATTAGAGGGATTATTGCCAAAATGTATCCACCCTgatcaagtaggttttattaagAATAGGACATCATCTGACAATCTTCGCAGGCTTCTTCATTTGATGTGGCAAGCTGGTAGGGAACCAGATGTAACTGTAGCTCTCTCATTAGATGCAGAGAAAGCATTCGACAGGGTGGAGTTTCCATACCTGTTTCAGACGCTGGAGAAATTTGGACTGGGAAATTCCTTCATTAACTGGATTAGGTTACTATATCACAATCCCAAGGCATCTGTTGTGACAAATGGCAGACAGTCTACTGCATTCCAGCTTCATAGAGGGACACGGCAGGGATGTCCCCTATCCCCACTGTTATTTGCCCTGGCCCTGGAACCACTGGCTATTGCCATTAGGCAAAATAACAATATAGTTGGTGTTACGAATGGGAGTGAAGAGCACAAATTGCTTTTGTATGCAGATGATATTTTGCTTCTGTGCAGGCGCCCGTCAACCACAGTATCTCATACTCTCACCTTGATCAACTCTTTTTCATTGATGTCTGGATACAAAATCAACTGGTCGAAGTCTGAGACTATGCCCCTATCTAAAGTTTGCCCCCCAACTGTCAGAAAGGGTTGGCAGTTTTCATGGCAGCCCTCTGGGCTTACATATCTGGGCATACAAATCACCCCACAACTAAATGACATCATGGATGTCAACCTCCTTCCCCTGATTCAGAAAATAGAACTCATACTCCAAAACTGGACTAAATTAGGCTTATCACTTCTGGGTAAGATAAATATTTTGAAGATGATAATAGTTCCTAAAGTTAATTATATAAGTAATATGCTACCATTAAACCTCCCACGTACTACTCTAACAAAATACAATAAAGCGGTGTATGGGTTTCTGTgggcaggtaaaaaaaaacatatgtaaaCCAAACAAAACTGTATGCGGCCCCAGAAGATGGTGGCCTTGGTCTGCCTCATATAGCCTGGTATCACTATGCATTCTGTCTGAAGCAGTTATCTAAGATGTACATCCCTGCAGATATGGCTCCATCTTGGGTGTCTATTGAAGGGGCCCTTAACTATCCATACCCGGCACAGGCCGTTTTCACACAAACAAGTGGTAAGATTCCTCATGATAATCCATTACTGGCCTTTTCTCAGGAGAATTGGCAAGCTTCTCATGAACTCCTTAGCTTACACCCAAACTTTACTCTTCAAACGTCCATATGGCACAATAAATACCTCAAGATAGGTAAAAGGACATTCTCCTGGCCTGACTGGGTCAAGCTAGGAATTGTCTACATTGGAGATTTATTTGAGGGAGACACTTTCTTTTCCTTTGAACAACTAAGAGCAAAGTATGGTCTTCCAAATAAGGATTTTTGGAAATACCTACAGTTAAGAAGCTGTATTTTGTCACACTTTTGTCACCACTTGCACCTGCTACTGAATTACAAGCCAGAGTGGAACAAGAAAATGCTTTCTCAATTAAATCATCAGGCTTTTACAGGATGTTACGGAAATCCCAACCTCCAGGTTATGGGGGCCTAAAAAAATGCTGGACTTGGGAGAAATGATACCAGATGAAACATGAGGGAAAATAATCAAGTCATGGTACAACGTTTCAAGAGAAATGTAGACATGGTTGATGCGTTATAAAATTATCAATAGGATTTATTGGACCCCATCAAAAATGGCAAGGTTGGGGCTTAGAGACTCAGATGTGTGTTGGAGATGCAACACTGAGTCATGTCCCATGATAGATCCATTATGGTCTGAGATAGTGTCTTTTATCAACAACTTGCTGACCACTGCTCTGGTACGCCATCCTCTACTCTGTCTCTTAGGTGTGGTACCACAGGGGAACGGGTTAAATTCCCACCAATCCTCATGGTGTCGAATAGCTCTAATAACTGGTTGTAGGATAATATTACGCCATTGGAAAACACAAGTAGTTGTATCCATGGTGGAATGGTTTAACGAAATGTCCAAGATTGCCTCTTACGAGAAGCTGTGCTACagaatgataaacaaggaggatgtCTATGTGAAAATTTGGGGGCCTTATTTAGACATTCTACAGTAAGCCATAGGCCATACTTTTTCagttgttttttccccttctttctctgtctttctttttttttgggataTGTTAACATTCAGTGGTATACACAAGTATACAGTTACACTCATTTTCATACAGATATGCTGTACAGTGTTTAGCTTTgttagtctgtgtctgtctgtagtccTCCCTGTTCACCTGTGGTTGTTCAGTGTGTGTCTTGTTccatgtatttgtggaaaaaataaaatgtaaattacaaaaaaagataaataaacaaattaatgatttgaatagttcaaaatgtgagCAATGCATCTAGAAGTCATAAaatttaaacattattgatggaactatggaaaaaaaacaagcttttcatgatattctaattacgTATATGGCCAGGACATGTAAATACATGTCTTGAGTGTCAACACTGTAGAGAGATGTGTTCTAAACTCATTTTGGGTATGCATTGTATTGATCAATAAATTATCATTTCTATCACTTTATTAAGTATTGTTCAACAAACGATACACAGTGTTTAGTGTTTCATAATACAGTACATCTGGGTCTTTACCAATTTAGTAACAAGCATATTGTAGCGCCAAGCGGTAGCCACTTCAAAAGGATGACGGGAGGTAGCAGATACAATTTACCGGTTTCTTTATTACCTGCCCTTTCACAGTCTAAACCtgggcaaaaggaggtgtccaCCCAAAAACAATAAACACTACACTTCAGTAATCTCAAAACACTCCCACCCACACTAGCACACGTATATCCTCAATTTAGTTTTCCTCAGCTCTGATTAACAGTTCAAACGTTATCGATCCCTTATCAATAACcccgccccttatcaatacccgtcctatctaattccttaattattcccgcccggacacctccccaaaatcaaaacccaccccaaaactgattggcacacacaaaattctagaagacacatgagggagtggggaacaacattcacgcgcacagaCATTCACTCACCTTCACCATTcccacatacagatagacagagagggaatcctatagggaaacacacacacacagtccactccagGAGGCTCGACGCTACAATATAATGAGAAGCTCTACGTAAAAAGTTACAAGTAATCAATTATCTTGAATGGACATGTTGGCATTACTTCTGTAGTGATTTTCTCTACCACTTGCTGCACGAGAATAGCATCCTCTCTTACATCGTGTAACTCTTGGATGCGCTGGTGAAATCCAGGTTTGGCCTCCTGTTTCTGTGACTCTATTAGCAAGTCAATGTAGTCTGGAGTAGACAAAGGATCTGGCCGGAGTGCAATCTCCTTCAGATCCTGCAAACATTCCGTTATATTTTCCATCACTTCTACCACCTTCCTCTGCACTTGGCGATGTTCCTCTTCCAAATCGGACACaattttttctgtgtttttcatctctctcatTGCTTCTTCATATTTATCTTTCAAGTCCTGGTGtatccttttctcttcctcaaGTGTAATTTCCCATCTGTAATCATTGTTGAAATGAACACTCCACACACATTTCCCTGGACAAACTGTACATTTTCCATTTGCCATCACAGAACAGTTACCTTTGTCTGTATCATGTGATGTGGAGCAGGGGTAGTGGCAAGTAAAGTTGCATGTATGGCAGTTGGTGACGAATTTTCCCGTTTCAGTGGGAACATGTTGAGATTTCTTAATCTCTAGTACAGATTCAAAGTCCTCGTTTTGCTTCATTTGTTTCTTGTGGTTGTCCAGTTCAGTTTGCCTGGCATTCATTTCCTCCATGATTGATGACTCCTTTCCGATGAGTTGCTGTACTTCCTTAAGAACTTCCTCCAAATGGTTACGTTTTTGGAGAACTTGCTTTGTCAGCGTCAGACTCTGGGTTTCCATTGTGCCTAGCTGAGTGAAGAACCTATGCATACTGTCCTGCCCTATTTGCCAGTACATGTAATCAAAGTCTACCTCACCATTGCTGCATCCTGTGTTGTTTGCAAAGAGAACAGAGTTGTTAAACTTGAAATGGACAGGGATCCCATCTGCTTGTGTGGCACATGGAATGTTGGCCTCTTTGATGGCTTCCAGTACAGGCGGATGTTGATTGTCAGCAAAAGTGACCAGAGTGATGATGTTGTTGACAATGTTCTTCCCAAAAACGGAGAGGATGGAGTTGAAGATATATCTCTGTGTTGATGTTAGACGGGCTAAAGCAGCTTGCACTACAAAACACACTGCATCAATTGAATCAATGCTATTACTATGCAAGAAAAACTGTCTTATTCTTTCTTTGATCTCCTCGTCTTGTTTGATTCCTCTGGTGTTCCCAATCCCTGGGGTATCAATGATTGTGATTGAATAAGGAATTTGGAAATCATCTTCATGATGAATCTGATAGGCTGTCACCTCTGAAGTCTGACTGTGTGCTTGTGATTTATGGTTCTCTTCATCTATCAGTTTATATCTCCAGTTGTCTTTCCAGTCAACACCCAGTATGTAGTTGGCCATGGCATTGATGAGGGTCGTTTTGCCAGATCCAGTGACACCAACAAGCATGATGGTTTTGTTTGAAGGGTTGTTGACCTGACCTGGTCCTGTTTTCATCTTTAACAGATATACTGGTGGGGTACCTGGGAGGACAGTAAGCTTATCTTTATGTGGTGTTTGTTTCATCGTTTTAATCTTTATTTCTTGACTAGGTTTGCTCATTACTTCATCAGCATCTGTACACATCCTAATGCAGTATGTGGTATTCGATTTCAGGTTCTTCAAAGTAAATATGTTCACATTCTCTCTGGTGTGATCTTTGTGCCAATCACTGTTTTCCTCCTTATACTCAATGATGTACTGTTTAAgatcttcatactgttctggaGATGACCAGGTCAATGTGATGGAGTTTGCCTTCACTTGTGTTACTTTAACGTTGATTGGTGGGCTAAGGGCTTTGGTTACAGCAGTAACAACATCACTGCTGACAGCATAGCCGCGTTTACCGACAGCTGTGACTCTGATCTCATGCTCAGTCTCTGGCTTCAGTCCTGACAAAAGCACTGTTCCATGAATCTCCTGTACAGGGTAAGATGTCCATTCAGTCTCCTGTTTCTTTCTGAACTCGACTCGATACTCTACTGTGGCAGAATCTGGGCCTGATACCCCAACTGATAATCTGTCACATGAACTATCACAAGTAGTTGGAGAGGCAGGTTTGGATGGAGGGGTGAATGGGACAGGCTTGTCACTCCCATCTTCATATAAGAATATGCAGGCTCCAGGATAACGCTCATTGTGTTTGGATGCAACTATGAATTTGGTGTCATCACTGTTGGCCAGCTTCATCAACTTTCCAAACAGTTGTAACTGTTTCTTCATGTTTTGTCTTGTATCAGCATAGAGCCAGTCTGTATTTCTGATTTGTGGAGTATCAGAATCTGGGCTTTGACTCATCATCCCTGCTGGTGAAAGGAAATGTGATTGTTTCATGAGGCTTCTATCAGGCTGTTCTATAGAGGTAAATGTGAAGCTGACAATATTTGTGATGTCTAAATCAGACAAAAGGTCATCCAAGTTGTCCTCAATTTTTGCTCCTAGCTTCTGAAGCTGCTTAAGGAGGGAATTCACTGTGTCTGATTCATTTTCCTTCTGGGTTAGCCACTGATCCAGATCTTTGCTGTTGAAAGGCGATTTCTCATGAGCCTTAAGGATGTCTTCAAGGGCACTCTCCTCTTTCCCACCCCCTCGGATAGAGGGGAGCACTGACCCGAGCTTCTGCACAAACTCCAGCTTGTACTGATGGCAGTTTTGCATAAAAGTCTCAATTTTCTCCTCCATGGCATTGAATGTTGCTGCTGTGTCCTTCAGTAGGTCATTGCATTTCATCTCTGTCTCGTTTAAATGCTCTATTACTTCTGATGAGCGTTCGATGAGACTGGTGCTGATGTCTCTTTGTAGTTTTGCAGCTTTTGAGTCCAGCTTCACCAGAGGGTACAGCCACACCTTGACTGGAACAGCATCCTCTCCATTTTTTCCAATAAGTGTTGGTAGATCTTTGTAATAATCCACAGCCTCCCTTAATGATGATGGGTTACTGGGTAGCTGTACGTCACCATGGAAAGTACAACAAAAATTTTCCACAGCAGATTTCTCTCTTTTGTCCATGTCAAAAGATGCATCTGCATTTATTTTGAGAAATTTCAACTTATCCATCAACAGTTTGGCCTCCCCCTCTACTTGTTTCTTGTCTTCGTTGTTGGAAGATTCTCTGTCAAACATGAAGTAAGCACTGGCCCCGTACAAGATGGCTGTGACAACATGTGTGGCTGTATCATCTTCAAAAACGTTGGGATGGGAGACCTGCCCACGGCCAACATGAGACATTGACAAAGCTTCaaactttgttgttgttttgtactGGAGAGTGAGCCGCTGTTGTTTATGAGATTTCTTTGTGTCTTGGAAGTATTTAGCTGATCCTGCCACGTCCACCAGCCCTCCAAGGAGACTTAGTTTCAGAGATCCAGATACATTCAATGAATTTGACTTCTCATCAATTGAGTCTGATGCCGTGATATTGAATTCTGTATTTTGTTGTTGGTGTTCCTCAGTATTGTTCTTCAGCTCCTCACGTTTCCACAGTGTTACACCTGTAGATTAATCAATAGTTGGTAATGCTACAACAATTGAACAAATCTCCACACACTTGCATGTCAAAATATTCTGCAAATATTTCTAGGTGTTCCTTAGACATCCAAGAGAAAGCTTTTACCCCTTCGCACAAAGCCTATGTTAAAACCTTAATGTCcctaaaattgtaatgaccaagtactAACCTGTCAGCAATATCATAGCAATTGTGTTATAATGtatttgaatattttcagcaatgagtgaatcgGCCCATCGGTGCAGAGGCTACATGAGGTGGTACCCCTCCGAGTTACAGACAATTTTATCAAGGGAGGGGGTGTCAATTTTGTTAAGCCACCGTTTTTCTGCTAATTTCTCAAGGCCATAGCGTGACAAATATAGAAGGCTTACATGTTGCATACTGTTATACAAATGTTCATGTTTGCACTAGATATTCCCACACCTACACAGAAGTGCCTttaagtgtaacttgcaggttaaacaccactaaatctcattttaagaacctcaatacaaTAATTTGAATGtgagatgttaaaaaaaaattgaggaaACATTGTAAAAAATAACTGCAGCTTCTTTTAAACACAATTAGAACCTGACGCTGATAGAGGGAGTCCCTGCGCTCTAGAGACAAGTGAAGATCTAAGCACTGCAGAGAATAGGTCAGATTCTAATAATACCTTTCTAGACCTacaatttcaacaagttaaatggccttatACAGTGACAGTATCCACCAGATATCCCCTTGTCCGTTTTATCATTAAAAAAGCGCTTAAGTGCCTGTGAACATTTCGTCCATGTCAATACGCCGCAGCACCACCAGAGGGTGTGCCAGACgattttgggtggcacttcatttGGCTATAgaataacattgttaacctaatagaatgtctgattgatataaactctaaatattatttgtgcatatagcatatttaatATTATATTTTCGTTTTTCCCCCCTCATTGTGGAGATTATCGGTCGCAGCCAGACTTGTGGTTTGGGTAGGAGGTGTAACCAAAAAAAAATCaccctccccatcacagagccTATAGGCTATTCATCACACTGTCAACAAGCCTTTTTATTGCCCCAAATCCCTCACATTTCGTTTGCACAGTATGTCAAGAttgtcattgatccacgtcgtgTCAATTAGGCTATTAGCCTACTGTACTTCTTCTGGAGTTTATTCCCCTGCACACTGCTGTGCTGTAGCCCAGAAGCTTTGGACTTTATGTTGCTTCACTTTTGCTTCACTTTTGTTGAATTATATATAcatatggtgcattccccagggttgggagatgggatgtttctgacctcctacttgctgaaatgcattggaacgcctgttgaagcggaatgttcaagtcgcgagctggggcaaaagcgaagcaaaccgacttcgtcccattgacaacgtgatgtcatcacagcaatggcagcgcacgggaatagtttatgttgcacattactcagcaatcatcattctatggacaaatagagtTTATTTGGACAGGTTGCAAAACCACCCGTTAACTTTTCTAAGGTATAGTTatattggcattgcctctttcaaagatgaaatgctgcTAAATGAAAAAAACGCATGGTGCTGtttacacctcattgtttacattgctgacgtctttgagaagtggatatgtatttttgtccctccatgtttgtagtttggttaGCTTGCTGGTTGGCTCCTTGTTGCCTATTGGGAaggtcctacctctggggaatgcaccattaaaccgtacctgtgcctataggccaggGGTCCCTAAACTAAGGCcagggggccggatgcggcccgccaaacCCCTTTCACTGGCCATACACCTCTCTGCACTTCACCATGTGAACTGTTCCAAAGAAGCAattcaaatatattttttaaacattttattctATTTATCAACAGCCCTTCCAACAGTtcaattttcactaacctagtgtgaattaccagaagtttctcatctcactgtaatatcaacaggcctaccatttctattgtatcagtcataaactgtcaatcaacaTATTTTTCTAatctttccttgctattttacatggttaatagaaattaaaaggaatacctgtggtatttcaaattgaaaaacatgttaagtactgtaagaacccaaaacgtaataactgcccataacgtaataactgcacgtaataatttgggccaatttgaaacgtaataaaacccataatgtaataacttgcccataacgtaataacacttcccttcccataatgtaataacgttctgcccataacgtaataagttattacgttatgggcaggttattacattatgggccttactctaaaaaaaagcgttgataatgtaataacggtgcccataacgtaataactgccagtaatgtaatcatttgggcccatttgaaacataaaaaagccaataacgttaaatagcaacaatgttaaatgtgtagccaagtgttttaaattaacattagctaaggttggttgacaggtattgctaaccatgctaataatactaaattgttaactatctaaattttattcagtaaataaaatgtaactagaagcactcagagagcgcagactttcgccaaggatgctgcttgatccatttgacaatgttacaacctaagtctttctgccttgtttttgtggagtccccgcaatttcTGGTCACTACGGGGCGTCAAGATAGTGacgaatcttttgaaaagtcctgctTCCAGTTTGCGATCCGgtccagaattgaatcacttgttccttgggtcattactaacaactccacaaggtTTCGTCAAATTAGTTTattcgtttttgagctatcctgcagacagaatctttaaagaagtcctggttccggtttgtgatccggatcacccccagaatttaatcacttgttccttgggtcattatcaacaaacccacaaagttttgtccaaaaatgtttagtttttgagttatgctgctgacaaacagacagacaaaccaacgcgaccgaaaacattacctccttggtggaggtaaataGCTAATGTTGTTTTTATGCCCTGATGGAAAAGAGATATAGGGACTGTgacaatgtagtttaatgatgatattaaactaccaattatggtaatattgcttattatgttatgttaatgtgatataattaaatatatatgtctaaactgaagcaggttagctgatatgattactatacaaactatcttaaaaatgctaattatggtacaaaatgaaCTGATTA includes these proteins:
- the LOC134444915 gene encoding verrucotoxin subunit beta-like translates to MASFAEDTIETAALGRPFRLGMLYDCRKDALIPGVTLWKREELKNNTEEHQQQNTEFNITASDSIDEKSNSLNVSGSLKLSLLGGLVDVAGSAKYFQDTKKSHKQQRLTLQYKTTTKFEALSMSHVGRGQVSHPNVFEDDTATHVVTAILYGASAYFMFDRESSNNEDKKQVEGEAKLLMDKLKFLKINADASFDMDKREKSAVENFCCTFHGDVQLPSNPSSLREAVDYYKDLPTLIGKNGEDAVPVKVWLYPLVKLDSKAAKLQRDISTSLIERSSEVIEHLNETEMKCNDLLKDTAATFNAMEEKIETFMQNCHQYKLEFVQKLGSVLPSIRGGGKEESALEDILKAHEKSPFNSKDLDQWLTQKENESDTVNSLLKQLQKLGAKIEDNLDDLLSDLDITNIVSFTFTSIEQPDRSLMKQSHFLSPAGMMSQSPDSDTPQIRNTDWLYADTRQNMKKQLQLFGKLMKLANSDDTKFIVASKHNERYPGACIFLYEDGSDKPVPFTPPSKPASPTTCDSSCDRLSVGVSGPDSATVEYRVEFRKKQETEWTSYPVQEIHGTVLLSGLKPETEHEIRVTAVGKRGYAVSSDVVTAVTKALSPPINVKVTQVKANSITLTWSSPEQYEDLKQYIIEYKEENSDWHKDHTRENVNIFTLKNLKSNTTYCIRMCTDADEVMSKPSQEIKIKTMKQTPHKDKLTVLPGTPPVYLLKMKTGPGQVNNPSNKTIMLVGVTGSGKTTLINAMANYILGVDWKDNWRYKLIDEENHKSQAHSQTSEVTAYQIHHEDDFQIPYSITIIDTPGIGNTRGIKQDEEIKERIRQFFLHSNSIDSIDAVCFVVQAALARLTSTQRYIFNSILSVFGKNIVNNIITLVTFADNQHPPVLEAIKEANIPCATQADGIPVHFKFNNSVLFANNTGCSNGEVDFDYMYWQIGQDSMHRFFTQLGTMETQSLTLTKQVLQKRNHLEEVLKEVQQLIGKESSIMEEMNARQTELDNHKKQMKQNEDFESVLEIKKSQHVPTETGKFVTNCHTCNFTCHYPCSTSHDTDKGNCSVMANGKCTVCPGKCVWSVHFNNDYRWEITLEEEKRIHQDLKDKYEEAMREMKNTEKIVSDLEEEHRQVQRKVVEVMENITECLQDLKEIALRPDPLSTPDYIDLLIESQKQEAKPGFHQRIQELHDVREDAILVQQVVEKITTEVMPTCPFKIIDYL